The region CCATTGAATTCAATATCGGGGTGTTCTGCGCGCAAGGCTTGCATTAAGCGCGCGCCAAGTAAATCGCCTGATTGTTCACCTGCTATGAGATATACGCGCATGATCAGGAATCTTTCTGAGTGATGGTATCTTCCAGTGTAAAACCCAATACAAACACCCCTAGCGCATCGGCTTTGAGCGCCACCGCCTGACGATCAAGAATAAGCGCGCCACCTGCTTCTATGGCAATGCCAGCAAATCCGGCATGAGCGATATTTTCTACTGTGGCAGTGCCTATAGTCGGTAAATCAACCCGCCGCTCTTGCGAGGGTTTTTTGACTTTTATTAGCACTCCACCATGGGGAACATTGCGCTTTAACAATCCGCAACGGCTGATTAGTTCGTCGGTGCCTTCAGCGGCTTCTACTCCTAGCACATATCCTTGTTGTATGATAACCGCTTGGCCAATATCCAACTCGCCCACCGCATGGCCAATGCGTACGCCGGTTTCGATGTCTTTTTGCGCTTCTTTAGTTGGCGAGATGCGGCCAATAAGCCCTTGGGGTGCAAGTAAATTCTGCAATACCTCATCTGCACCAATTACCTTAAAGCCTTCTTCTTCCAAATAATCGATCACGGCGGTAAGTAGCGAGTTATCGCCCGCGAAGAACGATTTTCCTAAGCGCGCCAAGAGCCGCGCACCTGTGCCGTCTGGGCGCAATGTGGCAAGGCTGGGGCGCTTTAGCCGACCCGCCATTACCAGCTCTTTAACGCCAGCTTGATGCAAGTGATGGAGCGATTCGCCAATGGCTCCCAAGCGCACTCGTGCATGAGGCTGGTTATCGAGTAATTCAGGGTCTACCGCACCCTCGAACCCTAAAATAAAATAGGGGCGATTTTGGCTTTTACAGGCATCAATCAAACGTGCGGGCAACTCGCCGCCGCCTGCAAGAATGCCCAAAGTGGGTAAGGTTTCGGCTTGCTCATGTATTTCAGCTTGCATCGCTAGTCGCACCTTGGGCAGTAGACTCACGGCGGGGCATAAGCATTTTGCGGCTGGTTTCTGCGCCCATGAATTTTAGCACTTCTGCCACCACCGGAACATGCCCCGATTGTTCTTCGATAATTGCTGCGCGGTCTGCCAATGTACCTTCGTCCGAATTGAACATGATTTTATACGCGTTACGTAGGGCGTGTATATCGCTGCGCTCAAGGTTACGGCGTTTGAGGCCAATCAGGTTGAGACCGGCCAGCCATGCGCGTTCGCCAACTACTGAACCATAAGGAATAACATCGCTTTCAACGCCAGACATGCCACCAATCATAGCGCCAGTGCCAATGCGTACAAACTGATGCACTGCTGATAAACCGCCAATGATTGCGCCATCGCCCACCTGCACATGGCCGGCAAGGGTGGCATTATTTGCCATAATAACATGGTGTCCTAGCATGCAATCATGAGCGACATGCGTGCTAACCATAAATAAGCAGTTATCGCCCACTTGGGTTAGCGCACCACCGCCTTCAGTGCCGGGGTTCATGGTTACATGCTCGCGGATGGTATTATTTTTACCAATGACAAGGCGGGTTTTTTCGCCTTTATATTTTAAGTCTTGAGGTGCATGGCCAAGAGAGCTGAATGGAAAAATCTGCGTGTTATCGCCAATTTCAGTGTGCCCACTCACTGCTACATGCGAATGTAATACAAGGTTATTCCCTAATTTTACATGTGCTCCGATAACGCAGAATGCACCAATTTTTGTGCCGTCGCCAATAACTGCTCCATCTTCAACGATGGCGCTTGGGTGGATATTGCTCATATTATGCATCCACAATCATGGCGGAAAATGTAGCATCAGCAACTTTTTTGCCGTTTACAATAGCTTCTGATTTAAATTTCCAAACATTTCCACGGTTGCGTTCTTTAATGACATGCAATTCCAATTTGTCTCCGGGAATTACGGGCTTGCGGAATTTCGCTTCTTCAATTGACATAAAATACACAAGCTTGCCTTCGGCTTCTTCGCCCAGTGTTTCTACCACCAATACCGCAGAAGTTTGCGCCATAGCTTCAATAATCAATACGCCTGGCATAATGGGGCGTTGTGGAAAATGGCCAATGAAATGAGGTTCGTTAAATGTGACATTTTTTATGCCTGTGGCACGCACATCTTTGTCGATATCTTCAACGCGGTCTATTAATAAAAATGGATAGCGATGAGGAATCATCTCCATAATACGGTTGATATCAATTGATGTGGTTTCGCTCATTGTTATGCCCTTTTCTTGATTAGTCTAGAAACTGCTGCCACTTGTCTGCGCCAATCCATAATGGGAATTGCGGGAAATCCTCCATAAATTGCGCCATCGGGAATATTGTTGCTTACACCGGCTTTTGCGGCCACGGTGGCTCCGTGACCAATGCGTATATGTCCTGCAACGCCCACTTGGCCTGCCAGTGTGGCGCCGTCACCAATCTCTGTGCTGCCAGAAACCCCTACTTGCGATACCAAAATCGCGGAGCGCCCCATTTTTACATTATGTCCGATTTGCACAAGATTATCTATTTTGCTGCCAGCGCCAATAATGGTGTCGGGGCCAGCGCCTCTGTCTATACATGATCCGGCGCCAATTTCTACGTAGTTTTCAACTATCACCCGCCCAAGCTGCGGTACTTTAATTGCTCCGGTAGGGCTTTTGGCGAATCCGAATCCGTCTTGCCCGATATTTACGCCGGAATGAATAATCACATGCGCGCCAATGACTGCATGGGTAATGCTGGTATTTGCGCCAACACGGGTATGATCGCCAATTGTTACGCCATTGGCAATGACTGCATTGGGGGCAATCACGCAGTTCTTGCCTAATAATACGTGTTTGCCAATATACGCTCCCGCACCAATTTCGCACCCTTCGCCGATGGTTGCTGTGGTGTCTATGCTTGCGGAAGATGAAATTTCTGCGCAAGAGACAGGCGCGGGGAAAAAGAGTGTAGCTGTTTGCGCGAAGCAAAGATACGGGTTTTCAGAAACCAGCAAGGCCATAGTTTGCGGTGCTTTGGCCATGTGTTTTGGATGAACAAAACATGCTCCTGCATGGCTTTGAACAAATGTTTCAATGTATTTGGGGTTGTCCAAAAAGCTTATATCTTCACGCGTGGCGGTGTCGAGAGGAGCCACGCTGCTGAACGAAGCATTGGCATCCGCGCCATTCGATAATTCGGCACTTGTCAGGCGCGCAATGTCACCTAATCTATGTGGGCCGGCATTTCGAAAGAAGCGCGGATCTGCCATGCTAATAATTACTTCACTGCGTTATTGGAATTAAAACTTGATGTCTACACGAGGCAGGTCTTTATCCAACTGCGATAGTACGTCTTGCGTAATATCCAATTCTGGAGTGGCATATACCAGATTATTGGTTGGGATAACAATTTTGAAGCCACGGGCTTTTGCCATATCGCCAACAATTTTCATTACGGCTTCCTGAATTTCACCCACCGCTTCGTTATATGCTTCGCCTAAGCGCTCGCGTTTATCCTGCACGTCTTTTTGTGCATTTGTGACTTGCTCGGCAAATTTACGCTTTTCTTGCTCTAATGCTTCTGGCGAGAGAATACTGCGCTTTTCGGACAAAGATTTGTCTTCTTTACGCAGTTTGTCTTCAATAGTTTTTAATTCGCCCTGATATTGATTGCGTTTGTTATCAATCAGGGTTTTCGCAGATTTTGCCGCAGCAGAATCACGCAAAATGGACTGAATATTGATGGTAACTATTTCTTGTGCAAAAGCGGCAACGGGAGTAAGCACCAGTGCGGCAGCCATGCAAAGTGGGGCTATAAGTGTTTTGAAGGCTTGAAGCGAACGCATAATATGTTCCTTTATTCTAAATCTTAAATGTTGTTGTGGCACAAAGTCCGTATTACAGCCTGAGCATAATAGATAAAAAATCCATCAGGCAAATACCAAGAATGTGCATATCAGGGTTTCATTAAAAGCGCGTACCAAAGTTGAAACGTATGGATTCTTCTTCATCTTCGTCTTGTTTAACAATGGCTTTGGCAAAATCAATGCGTATTGGACCAAATGGGGATGTCCATGCTAAGCCCACACCGCTTGCTACGCGCATATCGGCATTATCCAGGACTTCAAAGCCAGTATCATCCACATCCCATAGGCTACCAAAATCGGTAAATACGGCTCCGGTAAAGCCCATTTCATCGGGCAATCCGAGTGGGAAGCGTAGCTCAGCGGTACCGGCATAATATATATTTCCCCCCAATGCATCGCGGGTAATGCTGTCACGAGGGCCAACACCAGCATTGTTAAATCCGCGAATTTCACGCCCGCCAATAAAGAAGCGATCCTGAATACGCACATCTTCGCCAATACCGAGAATATGTCCACCTAAACCAAGCAATTGCACTGTCCACTTAGGTGCTACCGGATAGAAATACTCGGCGCGGGCCTCGTGACGCAAGAAGTCGGAATCACCGCCTAAGCCAGCATATTCCTGGCTGGCGCGCAGATACCAACCCTCTGTTGGGTCAAATCGGTTATTTCGTGAATCATAAATCAATGAATGCCCTACGGATGAGGTTACCGTAGTACCTTCTTGATCCAGTACAAAACGCGATGCAAATGGCTGAACATTAGAAACCGTGTTTTCACGCAGTGTATAGTTAACGCTATGGCGCAGACGTTCACTGAGCGAATAATTCATGCGCAGCGTGAAGCCGTTTGTCTCGCGATCAAATGAGCTTTCCTGACGTAAATCTTGTTGTATACGGAAAACGTCAAATCCAGCGGCTAAATCACGGCCGAGGAAATAAGGCTCGGTAAAGCCGAGGTCGATTTGCTGGCGTTCGGCGGCGATCATGGCGCGTACCCGTAAATCTTGTCCGCGACCCAAAAGGTTTTTCTCGCGCACACCCACATCGGCCAATGCGCCATCCACGGTTGAGAAGCCAACACCGAAGGTTAATTCACCGGTAGAGCGCTCTGCGACATCTGCATCGATTACAATTTTATCGTCATCGCTACCGCGCTTTTCGCTGATTTTCACATCTTCGAAATAACCAAGGTTATTGATGCGCTGCTCAGAGCGGCGCAGTTTCGAGGTATTATAAGCATCGCCTTCTGCCAAGCGAAATTCCCGGCGCACGACTTTATCGAGGGTACGCACATTGCCGTTGATATTAATGCGCTCCACATAAACCCGTGGACCTTCGCTGATTTTATAGGTCAGGTCGATAATATCACGATGCGGATCACGATCCAGCTCTGGGGAAACATCCACGAATGCAAAGCCCTGATCGCCCAGCACTTGCAGCATTTCATCAATAGTGCCTTCAATTTTTTTGGCGTTAAAGCGCGAACCTTCACCAGTTTGCACAACTTCTTGCAAGTTATCGGTATTTACTCCAGCCAAACGATTATCAATATTTACTTTGCCGAAGTTATAGCGATCGCCTTCTTCCACTGTAAAAGTAAGGTAAAACCCTTGCTTGTCAGGAGTTAATTCGGTAATGGCAGATTTCACCTGAAAGTCTGCATAGCCGTTAGAAACATAGTAACGACGTAATAGCTCTTGATCGTAAAGCAAGCGATCGGGGTCGTATTTGTCATCGCTGGAGAAGAAACGGTACCAGCGATGTTCTTCAGAGCGGATAACATCGCGCAGACTGTCATCGCTGAAATTTTCGTTGCCGATGAAAGAGACTTTTTTGATGCTGGTAACAGGGCCTTCTGCAATTTCATATACCAGATTCACACGGTTTTGTTCCAGCGTTATGACCTGTGGTGTTACCGTTGCCGAATAGCGGCCATTGCTGCGGTATAGGTCGAGAACACGCTTTACGTCGCTTTGTACTTGGGTGCGGGTATAAATAGAGCGTGGACGCAGTACCACTTCGCTTTCAAGGTCTTTGTCGTCGATTTGGTCGTTACCTTCAAACACGACTTTATTCACAATGGGGTTTTCTACCACATTTACAATTAGCGTGCCGTTATTGCGGTCGATAGTAACATCGGAGAAAAATCCGGTTTCAAACAGGCGCTTGAGGGCGGTGTTAATTTCGCCCTGTGTATAGTTCTGGCCTGTGCGAATATCCAGATAGGATTTCACGGTTTGCGCCTCTACACGCTGATTGCCGCGAACGTCTACATTGTTGATAACTGTTTGCTCAGCGGAATAAGCACTTGTGTCATTAGCTTGCGCTATGGCAGTGCTGGGCATCGCAACAGATACGGTCAGACTGGCTATAACAAGAGGTGCGGCTATGATTTTATGAAATGTCAAGGGCTTGGCTCCGGCGGGGCAGCTTGTGGATAAGTTTGTGGATAATGGTTTATGTACACATTTTACCCTAGGTTAAATAGTCCATTTAGCCCCGTGGTGCAATCAGAAAATGGTGCGTAAGTCATTGAGGATGGTAAAAGCCATTAAGCACGCAATGAGAGCAAAGCCAACCCGGAAGCCATATTCTTGGAATTTTTCAGCCAATGGGCGCCCAGTTGTTGCTTCGATAGCATAAAATAATAAATGCCCACCATCCAGCAAGGGGATAGGAAACAGGTTCACCAAGCCCAAATTTGCTGAAAGCATGGCAATAAACCAGATAATGGTACCAAAATCCATTACCGTGGCTTGGCCGGATAGCTTTGCAATGCCTATCGGCCCTTTGAGTTCGCTGGCATCTCTGTCGCCGGTAATCATTTGCCCCACGGCATACAGGCTAGTGGCGCAAATGTTATAGGTGCGCTTAACAGATTCTAAAACTGCTTCAAAAAAGCCCATGTCCTGACTGGTGTGTTCCTGACTTTGAATACCCAGCATCGGCCAATCGACTTTATTGCCAAATGCATCATCTATTTGCGTCATGCGCGGTGTCACGTCTTGTTCTATTATGGTGCCGTCACGCTCAGAAACAATGTGAACAGGAGTGCCGGTATTAGTGGCGATAATGCGCGGAATATCGCCAAAAGTTTTCACTTCTTTTCCATCGATGCTAACAATAATATCGCCAGATTTAAAATCGGCGGTGGAAGCAACCGAATCGGGCAAAACAACGCTTACTACGGGGGTAGTGGATGCCATGCCATAGGTAAGCAAAATGCCGGTGAGGATGCTGATAGTAAGAATAAAATTAAATGCAGGCCCCGCAGCCACAATGGCGGCTTTTTTCCACAAAGGCTTATAATGAAAGCTGACGTCTTTTTCTTCATCAGTCATGGTAGCGGCTTTTTCAGCGTCGGGCGTACTGGCTGCCCCGGAATCACCAAACATTTTTACATACCCGCCCATGGGAATCAGGCTGAATTTCCAGCGCGTGCCGGATTTATCATTCCAGCCAAAAAGTTCTTTACCGAAGCCAATAGAAAATGCTTCGATCTTTACGCCGCACCATTTGGCAATGATGTAGTGACCAAATTCATGAATAAATACAATTACGGATAAAATCAGGAAAAAAGACCATGCGTAATGAATGGTGTTCAAAAAACCTTCGGGTGTAAAAACAGAAAGTAAGGTATCCATATTTAATCCAGTAGTTCCATAGTTTTTATACGCACCATTGTGTCAATTGCTTCTACATCATCCAGTGATGCAACAGTTTGTGCAGGAAGTTTTTCCAGCATTTTCTCAACGGTTGCAGTGATGTCAAGAAAGCCAATGCGCTGATCTAAGAAGGCTTGAACGGCAATCTCGTTTGCAGCGTTGAGTATAATAGGCGCGCTTGCTCCACATTGCAACGCTTCTCTTGCTAAACGTAGGGCGGGAAATCGTTTTTCGTCAGGGGCTTTAAATGTTAGCTGGCCTGTCTGTGCCAAATTCAGCGGGGGGCATGGACTATGCATACGGGTAGGGTGGCTGAGCGCAAATGCAATGGGAGTCACCATTGTCGGCTGGCCCATTTGCCCGAGAGTAGAGCCATCGCGATAACGCACCATGCTGTGGATAATAGACTCAGGATGCACAATAATTTCTATCTGCGACTCACTTACAGGAAACAAGTGATAAGCCTCGATAAGCTCCAGCCCTTTATTCATCATGGTAGCGGAATCTACTGTGATTTTTGCGCCCATATCCCAGTTGGGGTGCTTCAATGCTTCGTCTAACGTAACATTTTGCATTTCGGCATAGGTTCTGTCACGGAAAGGGCCACCGGATGCAGTGAGAATAATAGCTTCAACGGTTTCAGGGTGGATAAAATCAAATACCTGATAAATAGCACTATGTTCAGAATCGACGGGGATTAATGTGGCATTATGCTCTTGAATCTCTGTCAACATAAGATCGCCCGCGCAAACCAAACATTCTTTATTTGCAAGGGCAATACGGGCGCCTTGGCGAATTGCATTTAATGTGGGTTTTAAACCCGCAGCACCCACAATAGCCGATAGCACAATATCCGTAGGGTAGTTAGCAGCTTCTAAAACCCCTGATTCACCGCCAGCTACTTGAATAGAAGTGTCTGCAAGGGCATTTTTAAGAGTATTAAAATGCTCCGGATTAC is a window of Alphaproteobacteria bacterium DNA encoding:
- the lpxI gene encoding UDP-2,3-diacylglucosamine diphosphatase LpxI (LpxI, functionally equivalent to LpxH, replaces it in LPS biosynthesis in a minority of bacteria.); protein product: MQAEIHEQAETLPTLGILAGGGELPARLIDACKSQNRPYFILGFEGAVDPELLDNQPHARVRLGAIGESLHHLHQAGVKELVMAGRLKRPSLATLRPDGTGARLLARLGKSFFAGDNSLLTAVIDYLEEEGFKVIGADEVLQNLLAPQGLIGRISPTKEAQKDIETGVRIGHAVGELDIGQAVIIQQGYVLGVEAAEGTDELISRCGLLKRNVPHGGVLIKVKKPSQERRVDLPTIGTATVENIAHAGFAGIAIEAGGALILDRQAVALKADALGVFVLGFTLEDTITQKDS
- the lpxA gene encoding acyl-ACP--UDP-N-acetylglucosamine O-acyltransferase, which produces MSNIHPSAIVEDGAVIGDGTKIGAFCVIGAHVKLGNNLVLHSHVAVSGHTEIGDNTQIFPFSSLGHAPQDLKYKGEKTRLVIGKNNTIREHVTMNPGTEGGGALTQVGDNCLFMVSTHVAHDCMLGHHVIMANNATLAGHVQVGDGAIIGGLSAVHQFVRIGTGAMIGGMSGVESDVIPYGSVVGERAWLAGLNLIGLKRRNLERSDIHALRNAYKIMFNSDEGTLADRAAIIEEQSGHVPVVAEVLKFMGAETSRKMLMPRRESTAQGATSDAS
- the fabZ gene encoding 3-hydroxyacyl-ACP dehydratase FabZ, whose amino-acid sequence is MSETTSIDINRIMEMIPHRYPFLLIDRVEDIDKDVRATGIKNVTFNEPHFIGHFPQRPIMPGVLIIEAMAQTSAVLVVETLGEEAEGKLVYFMSIEEAKFRKPVIPGDKLELHVIKERNRGNVWKFKSEAIVNGKKVADATFSAMIVDA
- the lpxD gene encoding UDP-3-O-(3-hydroxymyristoyl)glucosamine N-acyltransferase, translated to MADPRFFRNAGPHRLGDIARLTSAELSNGADANASFSSVAPLDTATREDISFLDNPKYIETFVQSHAGACFVHPKHMAKAPQTMALLVSENPYLCFAQTATLFFPAPVSCAEISSSASIDTTATIGEGCEIGAGAYIGKHVLLGKNCVIAPNAVIANGVTIGDHTRVGANTSITHAVIGAHVIIHSGVNIGQDGFGFAKSPTGAIKVPQLGRVIVENYVEIGAGSCIDRGAGPDTIIGAGSKIDNLVQIGHNVKMGRSAILVSQVGVSGSTEIGDGATLAGQVGVAGHIRIGHGATVAAKAGVSNNIPDGAIYGGFPAIPIMDWRRQVAAVSRLIKKRA
- a CDS encoding OmpH family outer membrane protein — encoded protein: MRSLQAFKTLIAPLCMAAALVLTPVAAFAQEIVTINIQSILRDSAAAKSAKTLIDNKRNQYQGELKTIEDKLRKEDKSLSEKRSILSPEALEQEKRKFAEQVTNAQKDVQDKRERLGEAYNEAVGEIQEAVMKIVGDMAKARGFKIVIPTNNLVYATPELDITQDVLSQLDKDLPRVDIKF
- the bamA gene encoding outer membrane protein assembly factor BamA, whose product is MTFHKIIAAPLVIASLTVSVAMPSTAIAQANDTSAYSAEQTVINNVDVRGNQRVEAQTVKSYLDIRTGQNYTQGEINTALKRLFETGFFSDVTIDRNNGTLIVNVVENPIVNKVVFEGNDQIDDKDLESEVVLRPRSIYTRTQVQSDVKRVLDLYRSNGRYSATVTPQVITLEQNRVNLVYEIAEGPVTSIKKVSFIGNENFSDDSLRDVIRSEEHRWYRFFSSDDKYDPDRLLYDQELLRRYYVSNGYADFQVKSAITELTPDKQGFYLTFTVEEGDRYNFGKVNIDNRLAGVNTDNLQEVVQTGEGSRFNAKKIEGTIDEMLQVLGDQGFAFVDVSPELDRDPHRDIIDLTYKISEGPRVYVERININGNVRTLDKVVRREFRLAEGDAYNTSKLRRSEQRINNLGYFEDVKISEKRGSDDDKIVIDADVAERSTGELTFGVGFSTVDGALADVGVREKNLLGRGQDLRVRAMIAAERQQIDLGFTEPYFLGRDLAAGFDVFRIQQDLRQESSFDRETNGFTLRMNYSLSERLRHSVNYTLRENTVSNVQPFASRFVLDQEGTTVTSSVGHSLIYDSRNNRFDPTEGWYLRASQEYAGLGGDSDFLRHEARAEYFYPVAPKWTVQLLGLGGHILGIGEDVRIQDRFFIGGREIRGFNNAGVGPRDSITRDALGGNIYYAGTAELRFPLGLPDEMGFTGAVFTDFGSLWDVDDTGFEVLDNADMRVASGVGLAWTSPFGPIRIDFAKAIVKQDEDEEESIRFNFGTRF
- the rseP gene encoding RIP metalloprotease RseP, with translation MDTLLSVFTPEGFLNTIHYAWSFFLILSVIVFIHEFGHYIIAKWCGVKIEAFSIGFGKELFGWNDKSGTRWKFSLIPMGGYVKMFGDSGAASTPDAEKAATMTDEEKDVSFHYKPLWKKAAIVAAGPAFNFILTISILTGILLTYGMASTTPVVSVVLPDSVASTADFKSGDIIVSIDGKEVKTFGDIPRIIATNTGTPVHIVSERDGTIIEQDVTPRMTQIDDAFGNKVDWPMLGIQSQEHTSQDMGFFEAVLESVKRTYNICATSLYAVGQMITGDRDASELKGPIGIAKLSGQATVMDFGTIIWFIAMLSANLGLVNLFPIPLLDGGHLLFYAIEATTGRPLAEKFQEYGFRVGFALIACLMAFTILNDLRTIF
- a CDS encoding 1-deoxy-D-xylulose-5-phosphate reductoisomerase, which gives rise to MSADNDNASSTIPKRLTILGATGSIGSTALELLDHAPEHFDLVAVTAMNNVDKLIAIARRYHPKFVAIGNPEHFNTLKNALADTSIQVAGGESGVLEAANYPTDIVLSAIVGAAGLKPTLNAIRQGARIALANKECLVCAGDLMLTEIQEHNATLIPVDSEHSAIYQVFDFIHPETVEAIILTASGGPFRDRTYAEMQNVTLDEALKHPNWDMGAKITVDSATMMNKGLELIEAYHLFPVSESQIEIIVHPESIIHSMVRYRDGSTLGQMGQPTMVTPIAFALSHPTRMHSPCPPLNLAQTGQLTFKAPDEKRFPALRLAREALQCGASAPIILNAANEIAVQAFLDQRIGFLDITATVEKMLEKLPAQTVASLDDVEAIDTMVRIKTMELLD